From one Enterobacteriaceae endosymbiont of Donacia provostii genomic stretch:
- the cysS gene encoding cysteine--tRNA ligase gives MLKIFNTLSKKKEKFFPINKKQVKIYLCGITAYDLCHIGHGRTFIIFDIIIRYLQFLGYKVKYIRNITDIDDKIIQIIKKKKYNIIDFTKNIINKISKDLNDLNILTPNFEPKVTDHINDIILIIKKLLINKSAYISKNGDIMFSIQKYLNYGILSKQKISLLKSTFRIKNINFKKNYSDFILWKLTNKLDIGWESPWGYGRPGWHIECSTLSYKYLGKYFDIHGGGNDLIFPHHENELAQSSCIDKNFFVNYWIHTGMIIINNKKMSKSLRNTLKIKDILLTYNKEVVRYFLTATHYRSPIIYDEIKLKQAEKVLKKLYISLSVKNSLYDVQNLKNKFFLLEQKFYNAMNNDFNTPKAYSILFKISKKINIAYKQKKYLITNYLILKLKKLGNILGLLFYNPKKYLKSNINLKYFYDKNKIQKLIKERNIARNNKLWEKADLIRKQLENKNILLEDTINGTIWKKKI, from the coding sequence ATGTTAAAAATTTTTAATACATTAAGTAAAAAAAAAGAAAAATTTTTCCCTATTAATAAAAAACAGGTAAAAATTTATTTATGTGGTATAACTGCATATGATTTATGTCATATTGGACATGGAAGAACTTTTATTATATTTGATATTATTATTAGGTATTTACAATTTTTAGGTTATAAAGTTAAATATATAAGAAATATTACTGATATTGATGATAAAATAATTCAAATAATAAAAAAAAAAAAATATAATATTATAGATTTTACAAAAAATATAATTAATAAAATTTCTAAAGATCTAAATGATTTAAATATATTAACTCCTAATTTTGAACCTAAAGTTACTGATCATATAAATGATATTATTTTAATAATAAAAAAATTATTAATTAATAAAAGCGCATATATTTCCAAAAATGGTGATATTATGTTTTCTATTCAAAAATATTTAAATTATGGAATATTATCTAAACAAAAAATTAGTTTATTAAAATCAACGTTTAGAATTAAAAATATTAATTTTAAAAAAAATTATAGTGATTTTATATTATGGAAATTAACTAATAAATTAGATATAGGTTGGGAATCTCCTTGGGGATATGGTCGTCCTGGATGGCATATAGAATGTTCTACCTTAAGTTATAAATATTTAGGAAAATATTTTGATATACATGGTGGAGGTAATGATTTAATTTTTCCTCATCATGAAAATGAATTAGCACAATCTTCTTGTATAGATAAAAATTTTTTTGTTAATTATTGGATACATACAGGAATGATTATTATTAATAATAAAAAAATGTCAAAATCTTTAAGAAATACTTTAAAAATAAAAGATATTTTATTAACATATAATAAAGAAGTTGTAAGATATTTTTTAACTGCTACTCATTATCGTAGTCCTATTATATATGATGAAATAAAATTAAAACAAGCAGAAAAAGTTTTAAAAAAATTATATATTTCTTTATCTGTTAAGAACAGTTTATATGATGTACAAAATTTAAAAAATAAATTTTTTTTATTAGAACAAAAATTTTATAATGCTATGAATAATGATTTTAATACTCCTAAAGCATATAGTATTTTATTTAAAATTTCAAAAAAAATAAATATTGCTTATAAACAAAAAAAATATTTGATAACTAATTATTTAATATTAAAATTAAAAAAATTAGGTAATATTTTAGGTCTTTTATTTTATAATCCTAAAAAATATTTGAAAAGTAATATAAATTTAAAATATTTTTATGATAAAAATAAAATTCAAAAATTAATAAAAGAACGTAATATTGCTAGAAATAATAAATTATGGGAAAAAGCAGATTTAATTAGAAAACAATTAGAAAATAAAAATATTCTTTTAGAAGATACTATTAATGGAACTATATGGAAGAAAAAAATTTAA
- the dnaB gene encoding replicative DNA helicase: MKLLKKDPQIEKIKIPPHSLEAEQSILGGLMLDNNRWDNIIEKIIVDDFFILSHKIIFNEMNYLIELGKPIDLITLSESLESKKKLNQVGGFAYLAELSKNIPSISNISAYADIVHERAIIREMISVANEIAEAGYFPNGRNSEYLLNLAESRVFKIAEKRLHKNTKPKNLEEILEVTISKIESFYNMPKNGITGIDTGYHELNKKTAGLQKSDLIIIAARPAMGKTTLAMNICEYIAISQDKPVLIFSLEMPCEQIMIRMLASLSRVHQSKIRTGQLNDDDWKKISATMEILLKRKNIYIDDSSELTPTEIRSRSRKLFREHDGLCLIMIDYLQLIRVPSLSFNRTLEISEISRSLKALAKELRVPVIALSQLNRSLEQRSDKRPMNSDLRESGSIEQDADLIMFIYRDEVYNENTNLHGIAEIIIGKQRNGPIGTIKLIFNNQITRFDNYSSYYNNENI; the protein is encoded by the coding sequence ATGAAACTTCTTAAAAAAGATCCTCAAATTGAAAAAATTAAAATTCCTCCTCATTCTTTAGAAGCAGAACAATCAATATTAGGAGGACTAATGTTAGACAATAATCGCTGGGATAATATTATAGAAAAAATAATAGTAGATGATTTTTTTATTTTATCACATAAAATAATTTTTAATGAAATGAATTATTTAATAGAATTAGGAAAACCTATTGATCTAATTACACTTTCTGAATCTTTAGAGAGTAAAAAAAAATTAAATCAAGTAGGCGGATTTGCATATCTTGCTGAATTATCTAAAAACATTCCTAGTATATCAAATATATCTGCATATGCAGATATTGTTCATGAACGTGCAATTATTAGAGAAATGATATCTGTAGCTAATGAGATAGCTGAAGCAGGATATTTTCCTAACGGGAGAAATAGTGAATATTTATTAAATTTAGCAGAATCACGTGTATTTAAAATAGCAGAAAAACGTTTACATAAAAATACTAAACCTAAAAATTTAGAAGAAATTTTAGAAGTTACTATTTCTAAAATCGAATCATTTTATAATATGCCTAAAAATGGTATTACAGGTATAGATACTGGTTATCATGAATTAAATAAAAAAACAGCTGGATTACAAAAATCAGATCTTATAATAATTGCTGCTCGTCCTGCTATGGGTAAAACTACATTAGCAATGAATATTTGTGAATATATAGCTATTTCTCAAGATAAACCTGTTTTGATATTTAGTTTAGAGATGCCTTGTGAACAAATTATGATTCGTATGTTAGCATCTCTTTCTCGTGTACATCAAAGTAAAATTCGTACAGGACAACTAAATGATGATGATTGGAAAAAAATATCAGCTACTATGGAAATATTATTAAAAAGAAAAAATATATATATTGATGATTCTTCAGAATTAACTCCTACAGAAATTAGATCACGTTCTAGGAAACTATTTAGAGAACATGATGGATTATGTTTAATAATGATTGATTATTTACAATTAATTAGAGTACCATCTTTATCTTTTAATAGAACTTTAGAAATTTCAGAAATTTCTCGTTCATTAAAAGCTTTAGCTAAAGAATTACGTGTACCTGTAATTGCGTTATCACAATTAAACAGATCTTTAGAACAAAGATCAGATAAACGACCAATGAATTCTGATTTAAGAGAATCAGGTTCTATAGAACAAGATGCAGATCTTATTATGTTTATTTATAGAGATGAAGTATATAATGAAAATACTAATTTACATGGTATTGCTGAAATAATTATAGGAAAACAAAGAAATGGACCTATTGGAACTATAAAATTAATTTTTAACAATCAAATTACACGTTTTGATAACTATTCTAGTTATTATAATAACGAAAATATTTAA
- the dusA gene encoding tRNA dihydrouridine(20/20a) synthase DusA has product MKKKIPYFTFEVAPMLGKTNKYCRYFYRKLTKKSLLYTEMIHSNTVKNNKNILLENKNTSNIVLQLAGNKHKLLSLCAKEAEKIGYKEINFNLGCPSLKSQKGNFGACLMNQPLIVSDCIKSMSDCVSIPITVKMRIGINNNDNYFFLHEFINLLIESGCNRIIIHARKALLYNNINVKKNLLIPKLNYKFIYQIKKDFPKINISINGNIQTLLEIKKHLKYVDGVMIGREIFKNPKILMDIDHYIYNTKFKIKKNPIEIIESMFFYIEKEIQKGNSLITIITPLLNIFYGINGLNKLKKFIFNKNNYIHMNNIEILNKALSYIKIE; this is encoded by the coding sequence ATGAAAAAAAAAATTCCATATTTTACTTTTGAAGTAGCTCCTATGTTAGGTAAAACTAATAAATATTGTAGATATTTTTATCGTAAATTAACTAAAAAATCACTTTTATATACTGAAATGATTCATTCAAATACAGTTAAAAATAATAAAAATATTTTATTAGAAAACAAAAATACTAGTAATATTGTATTACAATTAGCAGGTAATAAACATAAATTATTATCTTTATGTGCTAAAGAAGCAGAAAAAATAGGTTATAAAGAAATTAATTTTAATTTAGGTTGTCCTTCTTTAAAATCTCAGAAAGGTAATTTTGGTGCATGTTTAATGAATCAACCTTTAATAGTATCAGATTGTATAAAATCAATGAGTGATTGTGTTTCTATACCTATTACTGTAAAAATGCGTATAGGTATTAATAATAATGATAATTATTTTTTTTTACATGAATTTATTAATTTATTAATAGAAAGTGGATGTAATAGAATTATTATTCATGCAAGAAAAGCATTATTATATAATAATATTAATGTAAAAAAAAATTTATTAATCCCGAAACTAAATTATAAATTTATTTATCAAATAAAAAAAGATTTTCCAAAAATTAATATATCAATTAATGGAAATATTCAGACTTTATTAGAAATAAAAAAACACTTAAAATACGTTGATGGTGTTATGATAGGAAGAGAAATTTTTAAAAATCCTAAAATATTAATGGATATAGATCACTATATCTATAATACTAAATTTAAGATAAAAAAAAATCCTATTGAAATAATAGAATCTATGTTTTTTTATATTGAAAAAGAAATACAAAAAGGTAATTCTTTAATTACTATTATTACTCCTTTATTAAATATTTTTTATGGTATTAATGGATTAAATAAATTAAAAAAATTCATTTTTAATAAAAATAATTATATACATATGAATAATATAGAAATTTTAAATAAAGCTTTATCTTATATAAAAATAGAATAA
- the der gene encoding ribosome biogenesis GTPase Der has translation MINNNVINYYPIITIMGDNNVGKSSLYNILIEKYDSLVNKIPNFTIDKKYSEAIIKNIKYICIDTISYNKITENNFLVKNQILLSIQESNLILLLIRGNKLNLLDYKIIDYIRKYNKQAILILNMNKKIFLDNDFYALGFKFYLINIKNNIDILKLKEILYKNIKKISFKKKNNLIYNKIYKKNPKNIKVAIIGMPNVGKSTLVNKFINEKRMFVNNKPGTTRESVYLPLNNFNNIYKNIVLIDTSGIKKKNKIKNKTEKFSILESYKTIYKSDIILYIINGEKKIFCKQDIQLIKYIISKNKMIIIIINKIDLLNKENILFIKKLIKIKFKFFPVITISAKLIVNLSYILNLIYKIYNKSKKIYSTSKLMKILYSATSLVLPPLYHGKRIKLKYIHQIKNHPLLFKIHGNQVQKLTNNYKRYLINFFYNKLKCFGNIISIKFQENKNPYQ, from the coding sequence ATGATAAATAATAATGTTATTAATTATTATCCAATAATTACGATTATGGGTGATAATAATGTAGGTAAATCTTCTTTATATAATATATTAATAGAAAAATATGATTCATTAGTTAATAAAATTCCAAATTTTACAATAGATAAAAAATATTCTGAAGCTATTATTAAAAATATTAAATATATTTGTATAGATACAATTAGTTATAATAAAATTACAGAAAATAATTTTTTAGTAAAAAATCAAATTTTGTTATCAATTCAAGAATCAAATTTAATTTTATTATTAATTAGAGGTAATAAATTAAATTTACTTGATTATAAAATAATTGATTATATTAGAAAATATAATAAGCAAGCTATTTTAATATTAAATATGAATAAAAAAATATTTTTAGATAATGATTTTTATGCTTTAGGTTTTAAATTTTATTTAATAAATATTAAAAATAATATTGATATTTTAAAATTAAAAGAAATTTTATATAAAAATATAAAAAAAATATCTTTTAAAAAAAAAAATAATTTAATTTATAATAAAATCTATAAAAAAAATCCAAAGAATATTAAAGTTGCTATTATAGGAATGCCTAATGTAGGTAAATCTACTTTAGTCAATAAATTCATTAATGAAAAAAGAATGTTTGTTAATAATAAACCAGGTACTACAAGAGAGAGTGTTTATTTACCATTAAATAATTTTAATAATATTTATAAAAATATTGTTTTAATTGATACTTCTGGGATAAAAAAAAAAAATAAAATTAAAAATAAAACAGAAAAATTTTCTATTTTAGAATCTTACAAAACTATTTATAAATCTGATATTATTTTATATATAATAAATGGGGAAAAAAAAATTTTTTGCAAACAAGATATACAATTAATAAAATATATTATATCAAAAAATAAAATGATAATTATTATTATCAATAAAATAGATCTTTTAAATAAAGAAAATATTTTATTTATAAAAAAATTAATAAAAATAAAATTTAAATTTTTTCCTGTAATAACTATTTCAGCTAAATTAATTGTAAATTTAAGTTATATTCTTAATTTAATTTATAAAATATATAATAAATCTAAAAAAATATATAGTACGTCTAAACTTATGAAAATATTATATTCAGCAACTAGTTTAGTTTTACCTCCTTTATATCATGGAAAAAGAATAAAATTAAAATATATACATCAAATTAAAAATCATCCTTTATTATTTAAAATACATGGTAATCAAGTTCAAAAATTAACTAATAATTATAAACGTTATTTAATAAATTTTTTTTATAATAAACTTAAATGTTTTGGTAATATTATCAGTATTAAATTTCAAGAAAATAAAAACCCATATCAATAA
- the hisS gene encoding histidine--tRNA ligase, with product MIKLIKAVYGMHDYFFPDTILWKKIENIIQNILNNYGYQEIKLPLLEHSELFRKSIGEHTDVIEKEMYTLLDKNNNSLTLRPEGTLGFIRAVIEHNIFSNNKRFWYNGPMFRYERPQKGRYRQFHQIGLEVLGLESPYIDAEIIIIINNIWKKLNITKNIFLEINTIGSLKDRKKYIEKLVLFWEKNYSYLDLNDKKKIYTNPLRILDNYKYNNIKQLNFIPKLKDFLNKESIDKFNKFCNILNIMNIKFTINYYLVRGLDYYNDIVFEWKTYDISNQNISKTICGGGRYDKLINNMSNGKNHSGFGCAIGIERLLLLVQKNQSLKLNLNFLIDIFLIPMESNSSFKKILVISELIREKFPKLRMIISYCFKSLKKQIIQANKYKSRFILIVGQKEIKNNLIILKDLYIRKQISIPEEKLILNLEKYFNS from the coding sequence GTGATAAAGTTAATAAAAGCTGTTTATGGTATGCATGATTATTTCTTTCCTGATACAATTTTATGGAAAAAAATTGAAAATATAATTCAAAATATTTTAAATAATTATGGTTATCAAGAAATTAAATTACCTCTTTTAGAACATAGTGAATTATTTAGAAAATCTATTGGAGAACATACAGATGTTATTGAAAAAGAAATGTATACTTTATTAGATAAAAATAATAATTCTTTAACTCTACGTCCTGAAGGAACTTTAGGATTTATTAGAGCAGTAATAGAACATAATATATTTTCTAATAATAAAAGATTTTGGTATAATGGTCCAATGTTTCGTTATGAACGTCCTCAAAAAGGAAGATATAGACAATTTCATCAAATTGGTTTAGAAGTTCTTGGATTAGAATCTCCATATATTGATGCTGAAATTATTATTATTATAAATAATATATGGAAAAAATTAAATATTACAAAAAATATTTTTTTAGAAATCAATACTATTGGATCCTTAAAAGATAGAAAAAAATATATTGAAAAATTAGTATTATTTTGGGAAAAGAATTATTCTTATTTAGACTTAAATGATAAAAAAAAAATTTATACTAATCCTTTAAGGATATTAGATAATTATAAATATAATAATATTAAACAATTGAATTTTATACCTAAATTAAAAGATTTTTTAAATAAGGAAAGTATAGATAAATTTAATAAATTTTGTAATATTTTAAATATTATGAATATTAAATTTACTATTAATTATTATTTAGTAAGAGGATTAGATTATTATAATGATATTGTTTTTGAATGGAAAACTTATGATATTAGTAATCAAAATATTTCAAAAACTATTTGTGGCGGGGGAAGATATGATAAATTAATTAATAATATGAGTAATGGTAAAAATCATAGTGGTTTTGGTTGTGCTATTGGAATAGAACGTTTATTATTATTAGTACAAAAAAATCAATCTTTAAAATTAAATTTAAATTTTTTAATTGATATTTTTTTAATTCCTATGGAATCTAATAGTAGTTTTAAAAAAATTTTAGTTATTAGTGAATTAATTAGAGAAAAATTTCCTAAACTTAGAATGATTATAAGTTATTGTTTTAAAAGTTTAAAAAAACAAATTATCCAGGCAAATAAATATAAATCACGTTTTATATTAATAGTAGGTCAAAAAGAAATAAAAAATAATTTAATTATCTTAAAAGATTTATATATAAGAAAACAAATATCTATACCAGAAGAGAAATTAATATTAAATTTAGAAAAATATTTTAATTCTTAA
- the tadA gene encoding tRNA adenosine(34) deaminase TadA, whose product MKNDVYWMKCALNFAKLAEFYEEIPVGAIIIKNNKIISYGINNSIKNNDPTGHAEIIALRKAAKFLKNYRLLNTTMYVTLEPCLMCSGAIINSRISRLVFSTYNKKYSNTGSFIDLLSTYNINYKLKINSGILKKKCNNIIKKFFFLKRKKNNFLKKAY is encoded by the coding sequence ATGAAAAATGATGTTTATTGGATGAAATGTGCTTTAAATTTTGCTAAATTAGCAGAATTTTACGAAGAAATACCAGTAGGAGCTATTATTATCAAAAATAATAAAATTATTTCTTATGGTATTAATAATTCTATAAAAAACAATGATCCTACGGGACATGCAGAAATAATAGCTTTAAGAAAAGCAGCAAAATTTTTAAAAAACTATAGATTATTAAATACTACTATGTATGTAACTTTAGAACCATGTTTAATGTGTTCTGGAGCTATAATTAATAGTAGAATTTCTCGTTTAGTTTTTAGTACATATAATAAAAAATATAGTAATACCGGATCATTTATAGATTTATTAAGTACATATAATATTAATTATAAATTAAAAATTAATTCTGGTATTTTAAAAAAAAAATGTAATAATATTATAAAAAAATTTTTTTTCTTAAAAAGAAAAAAGAATAATTTTCTTAAAAAGGCTTATTAA
- the glyA gene encoding serine hydroxymethyltransferase — protein MKIFNSDLKLFNIIKKESERQENSINLIASENYASYGVMNIQGSKLTNKYAEGYPNNRYYGGCKYIDKIENLAIKRAKKLFNADYVNVQPHSGSQANFAVYMALLKPGDIIMGLENSHGGHLTHGSKVNFSGKFFQNISYKINNNGKINYNNLLKLAKKYKPKMIIGGFSSYSRICNWKKMRYIADTINAYFLVDISHIAGLIIAGLYPNPLPYAHIITSTTHKTLSGPRGGIILSSEKNKILFHKIDKAVFPGSQGGPLMHIIAAKAFAFKEALNIKFNIYQKQILINSKLMVKIFKKYNYKIVFNNTDIHMFIIDLTNKNITGLEAQILLEKYNIIVNKNSIPYDIKSPSITSGIRIGTPAITKRGLKEKEIKKLTINIINILNNKNKFLRYIKNDIIQLCKNFPIYIHD, from the coding sequence ATGAAAATATTTAATTCAGACTTAAAATTATTTAATATTATTAAAAAAGAATCTGAAAGACAAGAAAATAGTATTAATTTAATAGCTTCTGAAAATTATGCGTCTTATGGAGTAATGAATATTCAGGGATCAAAATTAACAAATAAATATGCAGAAGGATATCCTAATAATAGATATTATGGAGGATGTAAATATATAGATAAGATTGAAAATCTTGCTATCAAGAGAGCTAAAAAATTATTTAATGCTGATTATGTAAATGTACAACCCCATTCAGGATCACAAGCAAATTTTGCTGTATACATGGCTTTATTAAAACCTGGAGATATAATAATGGGTTTAGAAAATTCACATGGAGGTCATTTAACTCATGGATCTAAAGTAAATTTTTCAGGAAAATTTTTTCAAAACATATCTTATAAAATAAATAATAACGGAAAAATTAATTATAATAATTTACTAAAATTAGCAAAAAAATATAAACCAAAAATGATTATTGGTGGTTTTTCATCATATTCTAGAATATGTAACTGGAAAAAGATGAGATATATTGCTGATACAATAAATGCATATTTTTTAGTAGATATTTCACATATTGCAGGTTTAATTATTGCTGGATTATATCCTAATCCATTACCTTATGCACATATTATTACTAGTACTACTCATAAAACTTTATCTGGTCCTAGAGGTGGTATAATATTATCTTCAGAAAAAAATAAAATTTTATTTCATAAAATTGATAAAGCAGTATTTCCTGGAAGTCAAGGTGGACCATTAATGCATATTATTGCTGCTAAAGCTTTTGCTTTTAAAGAAGCATTAAATATAAAATTTAACATATATCAAAAACAAATTTTAATAAACTCAAAATTAATGGTAAAAATTTTTAAAAAATATAATTATAAAATTGTATTTAATAATACTGATATTCATATGTTTATTATTGATTTAACTAATAAAAATATAACGGGATTAGAAGCTCAAATATTATTAGAAAAGTATAATATAATTGTTAATAAAAATAGTATTCCTTATGACATAAAATCTCCTTCAATTACATCTGGTATAAGAATAGGAACTCCAGCTATTACAAAAAGAGGTTTAAAAGAAAAAGAAATAAAAAAATTAACAATAAATATAATTAATATATTAAATAATAAAAATAAATTTTTAAGATATATTAAAAATGATATAATTCAATTATGTAAAAATTTTCCTATATACATCCATGATTAA
- a CDS encoding DJ-1/PfpI family protein, with protein MIKQFSAIICVTDGIEDIETVSSIDILNRSNIQTKLLSINNKREIQCAHGTKIISNIFINDLKNININNESAIILPGGLKAAESFQKNKILLKYLKIFKKNNKIIAAICASPSLVICSNNLFPNAKMTGYLKLKYLIPYQQWKKYPVFWDNKYRLLTAQSVKYAIEFNLKLISIILGEEKYLKIKKEL; from the coding sequence ATGATAAAACAATTTTCTGCTATAATTTGTGTTACAGATGGTATTGAAGATATAGAAACAGTATCATCTATAGATATTTTAAATAGAAGTAATATACAAACTAAATTATTAAGTATAAATAATAAGCGTGAAATTCAATGTGCACATGGCACAAAAATAATAAGTAATATTTTTATAAATGATTTAAAAAATATTAATATTAATAATGAATCTGCAATTATTCTTCCTGGAGGATTAAAAGCTGCGGAAAGCTTTCAAAAAAATAAAATTTTATTAAAATATCTAAAAATTTTTAAAAAAAATAATAAGATAATAGCAGCTATATGTGCATCTCCCTCTTTAGTTATATGTTCAAATAATCTTTTCCCGAATGCAAAAATGACTGGATATTTAAAATTAAAATATTTAATTCCATATCAACAATGGAAAAAATATCCAGTTTTTTGGGATAATAAATATAGATTATTAACAGCACAAAGTGTTAAATATGCAATTGAATTTAATTTAAAATTAATTTCTATTATTTTAGGTGAAGAAAAATACTTAAAAATTAAAAAAGAATTATAA
- the nusB gene encoding transcription antitermination factor NusB yields the protein MKFTYRYQSRKYALQAIYSWQLSNNNFNDIQYYFLHESIKDIKHIDIDYFNDLINGVIINSEYLDNIMKPYISRKLFELGQIEKAILRISIYELINRLDVPYKVVINEGIHLAKSFGGVENSYKFINGVLDKMANKLRT from the coding sequence GTGAAATTTACTTATAGATATCAATCTAGAAAATATGCTTTACAAGCTATTTATTCTTGGCAATTATCTAATAATAATTTTAATGATATTCAATATTATTTTTTACATGAATCAATAAAAGACATTAAACATATAGATATAGATTATTTTAATGATTTAATAAATGGTGTTATAATAAATAGTGAATATTTAGATAATATTATGAAACCTTATATATCTAGAAAATTATTTGAATTAGGACAAATTGAAAAAGCAATATTACGTATTTCAATATATGAACTAATAAATCGTTTAGATGTTCCATATAAAGTTGTAATAAATGAAGGTATCCATTTAGCAAAAAGTTTTGGAGGTGTAGAAAATAGTTATAAATTTATTAATGGCGTTTTAGATAAAATGGCGAATAAATTAAGAACTTAA
- the ribH gene encoding 6,7-dimethyl-8-ribityllumazine synthase, whose protein sequence is MKIIDENVIAPNAIIAIVISRFNTFINKHLLYATIDSLQRIGMVQEKNITICWVPGSYEIASVIQLLIQKNIYDGIIAIGSIIKGETSHFKYLSQEVCSQISNLSVKNNIPIAFSILTTDNIKQAIERSGIKVVNKGTEAALTLLEMINVFKSIKLLHITNKKEVK, encoded by the coding sequence ATGAAAATTATTGATGAAAATGTTATAGCACCTAATGCTATAATCGCCATTGTAATATCAAGATTCAATACATTTATAAATAAACATTTATTATATGCTACTATTGATTCTTTACAAAGAATAGGTATGGTTCAAGAAAAAAATATTACTATTTGTTGGGTTCCAGGAAGCTATGAAATAGCTTCTGTAATACAATTATTAATACAAAAAAATATTTATGATGGTATAATAGCTATAGGTAGTATTATAAAAGGAGAAACATCTCATTTTAAATATTTATCTCAAGAAGTTTGTTCCCAAATATCTAATCTATCAGTAAAAAATAATATTCCTATTGCTTTTAGCATTTTAACTACTGATAATATTAAACAAGCTATTGAAAGATCTGGTATTAAAGTTGTAAATAAAGGTACAGAAGCTGCTCTAACTTTATTAGAGATGATTAATGTATTTAAGTCAATAAAATTATTACATATAACAAATAAAAAGGAAGTCAAGTGA